A DNA window from Hordeum vulgare subsp. vulgare chromosome 1H, MorexV3_pseudomolecules_assembly, whole genome shotgun sequence contains the following coding sequences:
- the LOC123427504 gene encoding shaggy-related protein kinase GSK2 — translation MEHPAPAPEPMLLDEQPPTAVACEKKQQDGEAPYAEGNDAMTGHIISTTIGGKNGEPKQTISYMAERVVGTGSFGIVFQAKCLETGETVAIKKVLQDRRYKNRELQLMRSMNHSNVVSLKHCFFSTTSRDELFLNLVMEYVPETLYRVLKHYSNAKQGMPLIYVKLYTYQLFRGLAYIHTVPGVCHRDVKPQNVLVDPLTHQVKVCDFGSAKVLVAGEPNISYICSRYYRAPELIFGATEYTSSIDIWSAGCVLAELLLGQPLFPGESAVDQLVEIIKVLGTPTREEIRCMNPNYTEFRFPQIKAHPWHKVFHKKMPPEAIDLASRLLQYSPSLRCTALDACAHPFFDELREPNAHLPNGRPFPPLFNFKHELANVSQDLINRLVPEHVRRQAGLAFLHAGS, via the exons ATGGAGcatccggcgccggcgccggagccgatGCTGCTCGACGAGCAGCCCCCCACCGCAGTCGCCTGCGAGAAG AAGCAGCAGGATGGCGAGGCGCCGTATGCGGAGGGGAACGACGCCATGACCGGCCACATCATCTCTACCACCATCGGCGGCAAGAACGGCGAGCCCAAGCAG ACGATTAGCTACATGGCAGAGCGCGTTGTGGGCACTGGTTCGTTTGGCATCGTCTTTCAG GCTAAATGCTTGGAAACTGGGGAGACGGTGGCCATTAAGAAGGTACTGCAGGACCGGCGGTACAAGAACCGTGAGCTGCAGCTTATGCGTTCGATGAACCATTCCAATGTTGTCTCCCTCAAGCACTGCTTCTTCTCAACCACAAGTAGAGATGAGCTGTTTCTGAACCTTGTCATGGAGTATGTCCCGGAGACGCTCTACCGCGTGCTTAAGCATTACAGTAATGCCAAACAGGGGATGCCACTTATCTATGTCAAGCTTTACACCTATCAG CTATTCAGGGGGCTGGCGTACATTCATACTGTTCCAGGAGTCTGTCACAGGGATGTGAAGCCACAAAATGTTTTG GTTGATCCTTTAACACATCAAGTTAAGGTCTGTGACTTTGGAAGCGCAAAAGTTCTG GTGGCGGGTGAGCCCAATATATCATACATATGCTCACGCTACTACCGTGCTCCGGAGCTTATATTTGGTGCGACTGAATATACATCATCGATAGATATATGGTCAGCTGGTTGTGTTCTTGCAGAACTGCTCCTTGGTCAG CCATTATTTCCAGGAGAGAGTGCAGTCGATCAACTCGTAGAGATAATCAAG GTTCTTGGAACACCAACTCGGGAGGAAATACGTTGCATGAACCCGAATTATACGGAGTTTAGGTTTCCGCAGATAAAAGCTCATCCTTGGCACAAG GTTTTTCACAAGAAAATGCCTCCTGAAGCCATAGATCTTGCTTCACGTCTTCTTCAATATTCACCAAGCCTCCGCTGCACTGct CTTGACGCATGCGCGCATCCTTTCTTTGATGAGCTACGGGAGCCTAACGCGCACCTGCCAAACGGACGCCCGTTCCCACCTCTGTTCAACTTCAAGCATGAA CTGGCCAATGTTTCACAAGACCTCATCAACAGGCTTGTACCTGAACATGTTCGCCGACAAGCTGGTCTCGCTTTCTTGCATGCAGGGAGCTAA